From one Neofelis nebulosa isolate mNeoNeb1 chromosome 4, mNeoNeb1.pri, whole genome shotgun sequence genomic stretch:
- the LOC131509667 gene encoding uncharacterized protein LOC131509667, translated as MCRWRQEAVGRPGHPRPSRVPGGARALLRPGEDRPWRQRRGDGVAAGDGVPAAADRVSSSRRCLGEVTPLTPLLPGRRRPPPRFHRKPLRNPPSVPGGLGPPFRRLIAAGEYLPGRLAGGQLWMPDPEGGVESGSRLRLSADLGSASSVHVQTLTTPASRTHSVSCFCGPVSKALTELWPIFRCSNSSQPWDIQGSASLWGREQHA; from the exons ATGTGTCGCTGGCGACAGGAGGCTGTCGGGCGGCCTGGGCATCCGAGGCCATCGCGGGTACCCGGCGGCGCTCGCGCCCTGCTAAGGCCAGGGGAGGATCGGCCGTGGAGGCAGCGCCGCGGGGATGGAGTCGCGGCCGGGGACGGCGTCCCGGCGGCGGCTGACCGCGTGTCCTCCTCGCGGCGCTGCCTCGGGGAAGTGACGCCGCTCACGCCGCTGCTCCCCGGCCGACGGCGCCCGCCACCCCGCTTTCACCGGAAGCCCTTGCGGAATCCGCCGAGTGTGCCCGGGGGTCTCGGCCCGCCGTTCCGGAGACTGATCGCAGCTGGGGAGTACTTGCCGGGAAGACTGGCAGGAGGGCAGCTCTGG ATGCCAGACCCAGAGGGAGGAGTGGAATCTGGAAGCAG GTTGAGGCTTTCAGCAGACTTGGGATCTGCCTCTTCAGTCCACGTGCAGACACTAACCACACCGGCCTCGAGGACACACTCAGTCTCATGTTTCTGCGGTCCTGTGAGCAAGGCGTTGACTGAACTCTGGCCCATCTTCAGATGTTCGAATAGCAGCCAGCCTTGGGACATACAAGGGAGTGCCTCCCTCTGGGGCAGAGAGCAG CATGCTTGA